A single region of the Pontimicrobium sp. SW4 genome encodes:
- a CDS encoding N-acetyltransferase family protein — MDISIRAFKKQDWNSVSRIYAEGIATGIATFETEVPTFDVWDEKFIKKTRLIAEANNDVLGFAVLSQVSKRKVYSGVAEVTLYVAEKERGKGIGKLLLNALIEESEKENFWTLQAGIFSSNKASIELHEKCGFRVVGIREKIGKRDGKWHDNHFLERRSKLNN; from the coding sequence TAAAAAGCAAGATTGGAATTCGGTTTCAAGAATTTATGCTGAAGGTATTGCTACTGGAATTGCAACTTTTGAAACCGAAGTTCCTACTTTTGATGTTTGGGATGAAAAATTCATAAAAAAAACTCGTTTAATTGCTGAAGCTAATAATGATGTTTTGGGTTTTGCGGTACTATCTCAAGTTTCTAAGCGTAAAGTTTATAGTGGCGTTGCTGAGGTAACGCTGTATGTAGCAGAAAAGGAACGAGGTAAAGGAATTGGAAAACTATTGTTAAATGCTTTGATAGAAGAAAGTGAAAAAGAAAACTTTTGGACTTTACAGGCTGGAATTTTCTCATCTAATAAAGCAAGTATAGAATTACATGAAAAATGTGGATTTAGAGTCGTGGGTATTAGAGAAAAAATTGGCAAACGTGATGGAAAATGGCATGATAACCACTTTTTAGAAAGGCGAAGTAAGTTAAATAATTAA
- a CDS encoding arsenate reductase ArsC: MKNILVLCTGNSCRSQMAHGYLNHFLDNRKVKVYSAGIETHGINPGAAAIMKEDGIDISNHTSNNVDEYKDIDFDFIITVCDHANENCPYIPSKNAVRLHHNFFDPSKVIGTENEKHTAFLKARNEIKDYFKKFVDQNLL, from the coding sequence ATGAAAAACATCCTAGTATTATGTACAGGAAACTCCTGTAGAAGCCAAATGGCACATGGCTATTTGAATCATTTTTTAGATAATAGAAAAGTAAAAGTATATAGCGCAGGCATTGAAACACATGGAATAAACCCTGGAGCTGCAGCAATAATGAAAGAAGATGGTATAGATATATCTAATCACACTTCAAATAATGTTGATGAATACAAAGATATTGATTTTGATTTCATCATTACTGTTTGCGATCATGCCAATGAAAACTGTCCTTATATCCCAAGCAAAAATGCTGTGAGGCTACATCATAATTTTTTCGATCCTTCAAAAGTTATAGGAACCGAAAATGAAAAGCATACTGCTTTTTTAAAAGCTAGAAATGAGATAAAAGATTATTTTAAAAAGTTTGTAGATCAAAATTTACTCTGA
- a CDS encoding lysophospholipid acyltransferase family protein — MGLVTAKEVAKAIHADKYGFIGTFFGWIIMKVLNISTINKIYNRNKHLNNLPFLNALLDDFQIKFEIPDEDLKRLPKDGSYITVSNHPLGGIDGILLLKLMLEQRSDFKIIGNFLLHRIEPLKPYIMPVNPFEDRKDLKSSIAGFKNSLLHLKQGHPLGVFPAGEVSTYKDGKLVVDKPWEEAAMKLVKKAEVPVVPIYFHAKNSRLFYRLSKISDTLRTAKLPSELLTQKHRTIKVRVGKPISVNDQKEHESLKDFSEFIRRKTYMLSNVFDKPKILDNFQSSLKVPKAPKNIVTPVSRESMVAEVEALNGSDCRLLKSKNYEVYLCHAKQIPSILREIGRLREITFREVGEGTNEAIDLDTFDTYYHHMFLWDDDKKVIAGAYRMGLGSKIFEAYGIDGFYLQDLFRFEPELYKMMSQSIEMGRAFIIKEYQQKPMPLFLLWKGIVHTTLRYPEHKFLIGGVSISNQFSNFSKSLMIEFMKSHYYDPYVAQYVHPKKEFKVKLKDADKDFVFDATEADLNKFDKIIDEVEPGALRLPVLLKKYIKQNAKLVAFNVDPLFNNAVDGLMYIKIADLPESTVRPVMEEFQAELESKFSNNSEASE, encoded by the coding sequence ATGGGACTAGTAACTGCAAAAGAAGTAGCAAAAGCCATTCATGCTGATAAGTATGGATTTATTGGAACTTTTTTTGGATGGATTATAATGAAAGTCCTTAATATTTCTACTATTAATAAAATTTATAATAGAAACAAACACCTTAACAATCTTCCCTTTTTAAATGCGCTTTTAGATGATTTTCAAATAAAATTTGAAATACCTGACGAAGATTTAAAACGTCTTCCAAAAGATGGTTCCTATATCACAGTTTCAAATCATCCTTTAGGTGGTATTGACGGTATTTTGTTGCTTAAACTAATGTTGGAACAACGAAGTGATTTTAAAATTATAGGAAACTTTTTATTACATCGCATTGAGCCATTAAAACCTTATATAATGCCTGTAAATCCTTTTGAGGATAGAAAAGATCTAAAATCTAGTATTGCTGGTTTTAAAAATTCATTATTGCATTTAAAACAAGGACATCCATTAGGTGTTTTTCCAGCTGGCGAAGTTTCAACTTATAAAGACGGAAAATTAGTGGTTGACAAACCTTGGGAAGAAGCTGCAATGAAGCTAGTAAAAAAAGCAGAAGTTCCTGTAGTGCCTATATATTTTCATGCAAAAAATAGTCGCCTATTTTATCGTTTATCCAAAATTAGCGACACATTGCGTACAGCTAAACTGCCATCAGAATTACTAACTCAAAAACATCGAACCATAAAGGTTAGAGTTGGAAAACCTATTTCAGTAAACGATCAAAAAGAACATGAATCGCTAAAAGATTTTTCAGAGTTTATTAGACGAAAAACCTATATGCTATCTAATGTCTTTGACAAGCCCAAAATACTTGACAATTTTCAATCTAGTTTAAAAGTTCCAAAAGCTCCTAAAAATATCGTCACTCCTGTAAGCAGAGAAAGTATGGTTGCTGAAGTAGAGGCTCTAAACGGAAGTGACTGTAGGCTTTTAAAAAGTAAAAACTACGAGGTATACTTATGTCATGCCAAACAAATACCCAGTATTCTACGTGAAATTGGTCGTTTAAGAGAAATTACTTTCAGAGAGGTTGGAGAAGGCACAAATGAAGCTATTGACTTAGATACATTTGACACATACTATCACCATATGTTCCTTTGGGACGATGACAAAAAAGTAATTGCTGGAGCTTATAGAATGGGGTTAGGCTCAAAGATTTTTGAGGCTTATGGTATCGATGGATTCTACCTTCAAGATTTATTTAGGTTTGAACCAGAGCTTTATAAAATGATGAGTCAATCTATAGAAATGGGACGTGCTTTTATTATTAAAGAGTATCAGCAAAAACCAATGCCTTTATTTTTACTTTGGAAAGGTATTGTACATACAACGCTTCGTTATCCTGAACATAAATTTTTAATTGGTGGTGTAAGTATTAGTAATCAGTTTTCAAACTTCTCTAAATCATTAATGATTGAATTTATGAAGTCACATTACTACGATCCTTATGTAGCGCAATATGTACATCCTAAAAAAGAGTTTAAAGTAAAACTAAAAGATGCAGATAAAGACTTTGTATTTGATGCCACCGAAGCTGATTTAAACAAATTCGATAAAATTATTGATGAAGTTGAACCTGGTGCATTACGTTTACCTGTGCTTCTAAAAAAATATATTAAGCAAAATGCTAAATTGGTGGCGTTTAATGTCGATCCTTTGTTTAATAATGCCGTTGACGGTTTAATGTATATTAAAATTGCCGACTTGCCAGAAAGCACTGTAAGACCCGTTATGGAAGAGTTTCAAGCAGAGTTAGAGAGTAAGTTTTCTAATAACTCAGAGGCATCAGAGTAA
- a CDS encoding aspartate kinase: MRIFKFGGASVKDAEGVKNLVKVLQTVGYNDTLVIVSAMGKTTNALEVVIDNYLNNVKELQSSIQEIKKYHNAILLNLFENENHPVFKTVANLFEELNIFFNRNKSPDYNFVYDQVVGYGELASTAIISSFLEEIGIKNNLLDARDFIKTDNYYRSATVDWDATQKNISKKINTSILNISQGFIASDKNNFYTTLGREGSDYTAAIFAYCLNAESVTIWKDVPGVLNADPRYFENAQLINQISYREAIELAFFGASVIHPKTLQPLQRKEIPLFVKSFKNPQENGTSVSKGIDIDPKIPCFIVKKNQVLLSLSSLDFSFIVEENISHIFQLLHLYKMKVDVIQNSAISFSVCVDNNYNNLEELLLHLKAKYKVDYFNNVSLYTIRHYNNQVIKALEEDKTVLLKQIYQETVQVVTK; the protein is encoded by the coding sequence ATGCGCATATTTAAATTTGGTGGAGCATCGGTTAAAGATGCCGAAGGTGTAAAAAACTTAGTTAAAGTATTGCAAACCGTTGGCTATAATGATACCCTTGTAATTGTTTCGGCAATGGGCAAGACTACCAATGCGTTAGAAGTTGTTATAGACAATTATTTAAATAACGTAAAAGAGCTGCAAAGCTCTATCCAAGAAATTAAAAAGTATCATAATGCTATTTTATTAAATCTTTTTGAGAACGAAAACCACCCTGTTTTTAAAACTGTAGCAAATCTCTTTGAAGAATTAAATATTTTCTTTAATCGGAATAAATCACCCGATTACAATTTTGTATATGACCAAGTTGTAGGATATGGAGAGCTAGCTTCTACAGCTATAATTAGCAGTTTTCTTGAAGAAATAGGTATAAAAAATAACTTATTAGACGCTAGAGATTTTATTAAAACAGATAACTATTACCGAAGCGCAACGGTAGATTGGGATGCTACTCAAAAAAATATTTCAAAAAAAATAAATACATCAATTTTAAATATCTCTCAAGGGTTTATTGCAAGCGATAAGAACAATTTTTATACCACTTTAGGAAGAGAAGGAAGTGATTACACAGCAGCCATTTTTGCCTATTGTTTAAATGCTGAAAGTGTCACTATTTGGAAAGACGTTCCTGGAGTTTTAAATGCAGATCCTAGATATTTTGAAAATGCACAACTAATTAACCAAATATCGTATAGAGAAGCCATTGAATTAGCTTTTTTTGGTGCTTCTGTCATTCATCCAAAAACACTACAACCATTACAAAGAAAGGAAATTCCATTATTTGTAAAATCATTTAAAAACCCTCAAGAAAATGGGACTTCAGTAAGTAAAGGTATTGATATTGATCCTAAAATTCCTTGCTTTATAGTTAAGAAGAACCAAGTATTACTTTCTCTGTCCTCATTGGATTTCTCATTTATTGTAGAAGAAAATATCAGTCACATTTTTCAATTATTGCACTTATATAAAATGAAAGTGGATGTTATACAAAATTCAGCCATCAGTTTTTCAGTTTGTGTAGATAATAACTATAATAATCTTGAAGAATTATTATTGCATCTTAAAGCAAAATATAAGGTAGATTACTTTAACAATGTATCACTTTATACTATTAGACACTATAACAATCAAGTTATTAAAGCATTAGAAGAAGATAAAACAGTTTTATTGAAACAAATCTATCAAGAAACCGTTCAAGTTGTAACAAAGTAA
- a CDS encoding GNAT family N-acetyltransferase, with the protein MKFTIRDAAKSDMPSVLGLIKELAEFEKEADAVEVTIDDLQKDGFGDNPAFKCFVAVVDNQVHGTAIVYNRFSTWKGKIIHLEDLVVSQKMRGHGIGTALLDKVVMYGHELGVKRINWEVINWNEGAIKLYEAKGAKILRDWDVVHLDENGIKNYISNLS; encoded by the coding sequence ATGAAATTTACAATTAGAGATGCTGCTAAAAGTGATATGCCTAGTGTTTTAGGGCTTATTAAAGAATTGGCAGAATTTGAAAAAGAGGCTGATGCAGTAGAAGTAACTATTGATGATTTACAAAAAGATGGTTTTGGAGACAACCCCGCTTTTAAATGCTTTGTTGCTGTAGTAGATAACCAAGTACATGGAACTGCCATTGTTTATAATCGATTTTCTACTTGGAAAGGAAAAATAATTCATCTTGAAGACTTGGTTGTAAGCCAAAAAATGAGAGGTCACGGTATTGGTACTGCGCTTCTTGACAAAGTTGTTATGTATGGGCATGAACTAGGTGTAAAGCGTATTAATTGGGAAGTTATAAATTGGAATGAAGGAGCCATTAAATTATATGAGGCTAAAGGAGCTAAAATTTTACGTGATTGGGATGTGGTGCATTTAGATGAAAACGGAATAAAAAATTACATTTCAAACTTAAGCTAA
- the fbp gene encoding class 1 fructose-bisphosphatase: protein MSQRNQTLGEFIIENQTSFKYTSGELSRLINSIRLAAKVVNYEVNKAGLVDILGAAGEENIQGENQQKLDVYANEKFIQTLTNRNIVCGIASEEEDDFITINSQDENNQNKYVVLMDPLDGSSNIDVNVSVGTIFSIYRRVTPVGTPVTLEDFLQKGSDQVAAGYVIYGTSTMLVYTTGDGVNGFTLNPAIGTFYLSHPNMEFPLDGQIYSVNEGNYIRFPQGIKDYIKYCQLEEGNRPYTSRYIGSLVSDFHRNMIKGGVYMYPESSRYPSGKLRLLYEANPMAFIAEQANGKASDGFTRIMDLKPTELHQRIPFVCGSKNMVEKVEEFMKNAN, encoded by the coding sequence ATGTCTCAAAGAAATCAAACTTTAGGAGAGTTTATTATTGAAAATCAAACATCTTTTAAATATACTTCAGGTGAATTATCTCGCTTGATAAATTCAATTAGGTTGGCGGCTAAAGTTGTGAATTATGAAGTAAATAAAGCTGGATTAGTAGATATTCTAGGTGCTGCAGGCGAAGAAAACATTCAAGGTGAAAACCAGCAAAAATTAGATGTCTATGCCAATGAAAAATTTATCCAAACACTTACTAACAGAAATATAGTTTGTGGGATTGCTAGTGAAGAAGAAGACGACTTCATCACCATTAATAGTCAGGATGAGAATAATCAAAACAAATATGTAGTGTTAATGGATCCACTGGATGGATCTTCTAATATAGATGTAAATGTGTCGGTTGGTACCATTTTCTCTATTTATAGACGTGTTACTCCTGTTGGTACTCCAGTAACTTTAGAAGATTTTCTTCAAAAAGGAAGTGATCAAGTTGCAGCAGGATATGTTATTTATGGAACGTCAACCATGTTAGTATACACAACTGGAGATGGTGTTAATGGATTTACATTGAACCCTGCTATTGGAACATTTTATTTATCTCACCCAAATATGGAGTTTCCATTAGATGGACAAATCTATTCGGTAAATGAAGGTAATTATATTCGTTTCCCACAAGGTATAAAAGATTACATTAAGTATTGTCAATTAGAAGAGGGTAATCGTCCTTATACATCTAGGTATATAGGTTCTTTAGTGTCCGATTTTCATAGAAATATGATAAAAGGAGGTGTGTATATGTATCCTGAAAGTTCAAGATACCCTAGTGGAAAATTACGTTTGTTATACGAAGCAAACCCAATGGCATTTATTGCAGAACAAGCTAATGGTAAAGCTAGTGACGGTTTTACTAGAATTATGGATTTAAAGCCAACAGAGTTACATCAAAGAATTCCTTTTGTTTGTGGGAGTAAAAATATGGTTGAAAAAGTTGAGGAATTCATGAAGAACGCTAACTAA
- a CDS encoding TerB family tellurite resistance protein produces MSISDLFDSGFRKRNEDHFAAIVRIAMSDDIINDAEKAFLDRLARNLNISELDYKQILKDYKTHPINPPLSYDRRLERLYDLARMVWADHIEGKDQVKMLKKFAIGLGFRAENAKYITDKALKLVHENVDLDTFTEEMKTMNQ; encoded by the coding sequence ATGTCAATTTCAGATTTATTTGATAGCGGTTTTAGAAAACGAAATGAAGATCATTTTGCTGCTATTGTAAGGATTGCTATGAGCGATGATATTATTAATGATGCTGAAAAAGCCTTTTTAGATCGCTTAGCACGAAATTTAAATATTTCGGAACTCGATTATAAACAAATTTTAAAAGATTATAAAACGCACCCTATTAATCCACCATTGTCTTACGATAGACGTTTAGAGCGTTTATATGATTTGGCAAGAATGGTTTGGGCAGATCATATTGAAGGTAAGGATCAGGTGAAAATGCTTAAAAAGTTTGCTATTGGGTTAGGATTTAGAGCAGAAAATGCAAAATACATTACAGACAAAGCCCTTAAATTAGTGCATGAAAATGTTGATCTTGATACATTTACTGAGGAAATGAAAACAATGAATCAATAA
- the mfd gene encoding transcription-repair coupling factor has product MSKTTISQTFLQSLQQQKLQIAIAKNESKVHLKGLLGSALSFVITNAFKEANKPFLLIFNDKEEAAYYLNDLEQLLNDKDVLFYPGSYRRPYQIEETDNANVLLRAEVLNRINSRKKPAIIVTYPDALFEKVVTRKELERNTLKISKDDNLSIDFVNEVLFEYKFKRVDFVTEPGEFSVRGGIVDVFSFSHDEPYRIEFFGDEVDSIRTFDVETQLSTEQVNKINIIPNVANKFLEESRQSFLKYIAQKTVVYAKNIDLMFARIDDFYSKAVEAFNNLSSDIKHAEPEALFCDSALLKKQLLDFSLVEFGTTSFFTNTAEQIIEFNISPQPSFNKQFNVLIENLNTNYTKGYTNYISCISEQQAKRFHDIFDDVEQDVHYKTFVLSLHQGFIDHNSKIVCYTDHQIFERYHKFHLKNGYAKKQAITLKELTNLDVGDYVTHIDHGIGRFGGLQKIDVEGKKQEAIKLVYGERDVLYLSIHSLHKITKFNGKDGKPPKIYKLGSKAWKTLKQKTKSRVKEIAFNLIKLYAKRRLEKGYQYLPDSYMQHELEASFVYEDTPDQITATADIKADMESEQPMDRLVCGDVGFGKTEVAIRAAFKAVDNGKQVAILVPTTILAYQHYRTLTERLKDFPVTVDYLNRFRTAKQKRETLENLENGRVDIVIGTHQLVNKNVKFKDLGLLIVDEEQKFGVAVKEKLKTIKENVDVLTLTATPIPRTLQFSLMAARDLSVITTPPPNRYPIESHVIRFSEETIRDAVSYEIQRGGQIFFIHNRIENIKEVAGMIQRLVPDAKIGIGHGQMEGKKLEQLMLAFMNGEFDVLVSTTIVESGLDVPNANTIFINNANNFGLSDLHQMRGRVGRSNKKAFCYFITPEYSAMTDDARKRITALEQHTELGSGFNIAMKDLEIRGAGDLLGGEQSGFINEIGFDTYQKILNEAIEELKENEFKDLYKDEEKEKTYVKDITIDTDFELLFPDDYINNIAERLSLYTELNELKTEEELESFEIRLVDRFGELPVQVADLLNSVRVKWMATKLGFEKIIMKQNKCIGYFIKDQQSSFYQSANFTKVLQYIQNHPTACKMKEKQTRQGLRLLLTFENIKSVDNALKVLQPILA; this is encoded by the coding sequence GTGAGTAAAACAACAATCTCGCAAACTTTTTTACAGTCTTTGCAACAGCAAAAACTGCAAATTGCTATTGCCAAAAATGAATCTAAAGTACATTTAAAAGGGCTTTTAGGCTCAGCACTTTCTTTTGTAATTACTAATGCTTTTAAGGAAGCAAACAAGCCATTTTTATTGATTTTTAACGATAAGGAGGAAGCAGCTTATTACCTAAATGACCTTGAGCAATTGCTTAATGATAAAGATGTTTTATTCTACCCAGGAAGCTATAGAAGACCGTATCAAATTGAAGAAACCGATAATGCTAATGTGTTACTTAGGGCTGAAGTTTTAAACAGAATAAATTCTAGAAAAAAGCCAGCAATTATAGTTACGTACCCTGATGCTCTTTTTGAAAAAGTTGTAACTAGAAAGGAGTTAGAGAGAAACACGTTAAAAATCTCGAAAGATGATAATTTATCTATCGATTTTGTAAATGAAGTGTTGTTCGAATATAAATTTAAGCGTGTGGATTTTGTTACTGAACCTGGAGAGTTTTCTGTTAGAGGAGGGATTGTAGATGTGTTTTCCTTTTCTCATGATGAACCATATCGCATTGAGTTTTTTGGGGATGAAGTAGATAGTATTAGAACGTTTGATGTAGAAACGCAATTGTCTACAGAACAGGTTAATAAAATAAATATCATCCCTAATGTTGCAAATAAATTTTTAGAAGAAAGTAGACAGAGTTTTCTTAAATATATTGCTCAAAAAACTGTGGTTTATGCCAAAAATATAGATTTGATGTTCGCAAGGATTGACGACTTCTATAGCAAAGCAGTTGAAGCGTTTAATAATTTGTCTTCTGATATTAAACATGCCGAACCCGAAGCTCTTTTTTGTGATTCAGCATTATTAAAAAAGCAACTGTTAGACTTTAGTTTAGTTGAGTTTGGAACGACTTCGTTTTTCACCAATACAGCTGAACAAATAATTGAATTCAACATTTCCCCTCAACCTTCATTTAACAAACAGTTTAATGTATTAATAGAAAACCTTAATACCAATTACACTAAAGGTTATACGAATTATATTAGTTGTATTTCTGAACAACAAGCAAAGCGTTTTCACGATATTTTTGACGATGTTGAGCAAGATGTACATTACAAAACTTTTGTGCTGTCCTTGCATCAAGGATTTATAGACCATAACAGCAAAATTGTTTGCTATACAGATCATCAAATATTTGAACGCTATCATAAGTTTCATCTTAAAAATGGGTATGCTAAAAAACAAGCTATTACCTTAAAGGAACTCACCAATTTAGATGTTGGCGATTATGTAACACATATAGACCATGGTATTGGCCGTTTTGGAGGCTTACAAAAAATTGATGTTGAAGGAAAAAAACAAGAAGCCATTAAATTAGTTTATGGCGAACGCGATGTATTGTATTTAAGTATACATTCATTACATAAAATCACGAAGTTTAATGGAAAGGATGGCAAACCTCCAAAGATTTATAAATTAGGTAGTAAAGCTTGGAAAACACTTAAACAAAAAACAAAATCTCGTGTTAAGGAAATAGCTTTCAATCTTATTAAATTATATGCAAAACGTAGACTGGAAAAAGGATATCAGTATTTGCCAGATAGTTATATGCAACACGAATTGGAAGCATCTTTTGTATATGAAGACACACCAGATCAAATAACTGCAACTGCTGATATTAAAGCAGACATGGAAAGCGAGCAACCTATGGATCGTTTGGTGTGTGGTGATGTTGGTTTTGGAAAAACAGAAGTAGCTATTAGAGCAGCGTTTAAAGCTGTTGATAATGGAAAACAAGTGGCTATTTTAGTGCCGACAACAATTTTAGCGTATCAACACTATAGAACTTTAACAGAACGCTTAAAAGATTTTCCTGTAACTGTAGATTATCTAAACCGATTTAGAACAGCAAAACAAAAACGGGAAACTTTAGAAAACCTTGAAAATGGAAGAGTCGATATTGTAATTGGCACACATCAATTAGTCAATAAAAATGTCAAATTTAAAGACCTAGGTTTACTCATTGTTGATGAGGAACAAAAATTTGGAGTCGCTGTTAAAGAAAAACTCAAAACTATTAAAGAGAATGTGGATGTGTTGACACTTACAGCTACACCAATACCACGAACGCTTCAATTTAGTTTAATGGCTGCTCGCGATTTATCAGTCATTACAACACCTCCACCAAATCGTTATCCAATAGAAAGTCATGTAATTCGCTTCAGCGAAGAAACTATTCGTGATGCTGTGAGTTATGAAATTCAACGTGGTGGACAAATATTTTTTATTCATAATCGCATAGAAAATATTAAAGAAGTTGCTGGTATGATTCAGCGTTTGGTTCCTGATGCTAAAATTGGTATTGGTCATGGACAAATGGAAGGTAAGAAATTAGAACAGCTTATGTTAGCTTTTATGAATGGTGAATTTGATGTATTAGTAAGTACAACTATTGTTGAAAGTGGTCTGGATGTACCAAATGCAAATACCATATTTATTAATAATGCCAATAATTTTGGGCTAAGTGATTTACATCAAATGCGAGGTCGTGTTGGTAGAAGTAATAAAAAAGCGTTTTGCTATTTCATTACACCAGAATATTCGGCAATGACTGATGATGCACGAAAGCGTATTACCGCTTTAGAGCAGCATACAGAGCTTGGAAGTGGTTTTAATATTGCTATGAAAGATTTAGAAATTCGAGGAGCTGGAGATTTACTTGGTGGTGAGCAAAGTGGTTTTATTAATGAAATTGGATTTGATACGTATCAAAAAATATTAAATGAAGCCATTGAAGAGCTCAAAGAAAATGAGTTTAAAGATTTATATAAAGATGAAGAGAAAGAAAAAACGTATGTAAAGGACATAACAATCGACACAGATTTTGAGTTATTATTTCCTGATGATTATATAAACAATATTGCCGAACGTTTAAGTCTATATACCGAGTTAAACGAGCTGAAAACAGAAGAAGAATTGGAAAGTTTTGAGATAAGATTAGTTGATCGTTTTGGCGAGTTACCAGTTCAAGTTGCGGATTTATTAAACAGTGTTCGTGTAAAATGGATGGCAACCAAGTTAGGCTTTGAAAAAATAATAATGAAACAAAACAAATGCATTGGATATTTTATAAAAGATCAGCAAAGTAGTTTTTACCAAAGCGCTAACTTTACAAAAGTGTTGCAATACATTCAAAATCATCCTACTGCTTGTAAAATGAAAGAAAAACAAACACGCCAAGGTTTACGTTTATTGCTTACTTTTGAAAACATAAAATCGGTAGATAATGCTTTAAAAGTATTACAACCAATTTTGGCTTGA